One genomic segment of Amycolatopsis sp. WQ 127309 includes these proteins:
- a CDS encoding antitoxin, giving the protein MGIDFDALKGKAEDALREHNDKIEQGLDKAADFAKSKFAGHDSQIDGGVEKAKDFLNKFDNTPDNPPPAAPPAPPAQP; this is encoded by the coding sequence ATGGGAATCGACTTCGACGCGTTGAAGGGCAAGGCCGAAGACGCCTTGCGGGAGCACAACGACAAGATCGAGCAGGGCCTCGACAAGGCGGCCGACTTCGCGAAGTCGAAGTTCGCCGGCCACGACTCGCAGATCGACGGCGGCGTCGAGAAGGCGAAGGACTTCCTCAACAAGTTCGACAACACCCCGGACAACCCGCCCCCGGCCGCCCCGCCGGCCCCGCCCGCTCAGCCGTAG
- a CDS encoding prephenate dehydrogenase: MNPVRDVCVIGLGLIGGSLLRAAAASGRTAWGAAVSEVDADAASRAGFDVTTDVEAALHRAAADDALVVLAVPLPAVEDLLRLVAQHASHCLLTDVTSVKAPVLDAVRRRVPYTRYVGGHPMAGTSHSGWLASDAALFRGAAWVVGVEDDTDLEAWAEVAQLVLDLGAHVVPLPAESHDEAVARISHLPHLLAAILATIGAEGGPLAMSLAAGSYRDGTRVAGSNPHLVRAMTEGNRDALLPIVDEALGRLGAARGSLASTGGLAATINAGHEGAQAIAAGLDAERAGVRISLTAPDARDGLIALGERGGRITGLADGVATGEVQ, translated from the coding sequence ATGAACCCCGTGCGAGACGTATGCGTGATCGGGCTCGGGCTGATCGGCGGTTCGCTGCTGCGCGCGGCGGCCGCGAGCGGCCGCACGGCGTGGGGAGCGGCGGTTTCCGAAGTGGACGCCGACGCGGCGAGCAGAGCGGGGTTCGACGTCACGACCGACGTCGAGGCCGCGCTGCACCGAGCTGCCGCGGACGACGCGCTGGTCGTGCTGGCCGTGCCGCTGCCGGCCGTCGAAGACCTGCTGCGCCTGGTCGCCCAGCACGCGTCGCACTGCCTGCTCACCGACGTCACCAGCGTCAAGGCGCCGGTGCTCGACGCCGTCCGCCGCCGGGTGCCGTACACGCGCTACGTCGGCGGGCACCCGATGGCCGGGACGTCCCACTCGGGCTGGCTGGCCAGCGACGCCGCGCTGTTCCGGGGCGCCGCGTGGGTGGTCGGCGTCGAGGACGACACCGACCTCGAAGCCTGGGCCGAGGTGGCGCAGCTGGTGCTCGACCTCGGCGCGCACGTCGTGCCGCTGCCCGCGGAGTCGCACGACGAGGCCGTCGCGCGGATCTCCCACCTGCCGCACCTGCTCGCCGCGATCCTCGCCACCATCGGCGCCGAAGGCGGCCCGCTGGCGATGTCGCTCGCGGCCGGCTCCTACCGCGACGGGACGCGCGTCGCCGGGTCGAACCCGCACCTCGTCCGCGCGATGACCGAGGGCAACCGGGACGCGCTGCTCCCGATCGTCGACGAGGCTCTCGGACGGCTCGGCGCCGCGCGCGGCTCGCTGGCTTCGACCGGCGGCCTGGCGGCGACGATCAACGCCGGACACGAAGGCGCGCAAGCGATTGCGGCCGGCCTGGACGCCGAGCGGGCCGGCGTCCGGATCAGCCTGACCGCCCCGGACGCGCGGGACGGCCTGATCGCCCTCGGCGAGCGCGGCGGCCGGATCACCGGCCTCGCGGACGGCGTCGCGACCGGCGAGGTCCAGTAA
- a CDS encoding SRPBCC family protein has protein sequence MGRKYSFEVNRTSTAPPAALFAREADGPRWAEWGKPLIIQASWARQGTDEPNGVGAVRAVGLWPVLIKEETVEYEQDRRHVYTFFGNNPIKDYRAEVFFTPTVDGGTHLRWTGSFTEPVRGSGPILAAGLKNVIRLFSAKLVKAAETGH, from the coding sequence GTGGGCCGCAAGTACTCCTTCGAGGTCAACCGCACGAGCACGGCGCCACCGGCGGCGCTGTTCGCGCGCGAGGCGGACGGCCCGCGCTGGGCGGAGTGGGGAAAACCACTGATCATCCAGGCGAGCTGGGCCCGGCAGGGCACCGATGAGCCGAACGGCGTGGGCGCCGTCCGCGCGGTCGGCCTGTGGCCGGTGCTGATCAAGGAGGAGACCGTCGAGTACGAGCAGGACCGCCGGCACGTCTACACGTTCTTCGGGAACAACCCGATCAAGGACTACCGGGCCGAGGTGTTCTTCACCCCGACCGTCGACGGCGGCACGCACCTGCGCTGGACCGGCTCGTTCACCGAGCCCGTGCGCGGCAGCGGCCCGATCCTGGCCGCCGGCCTGAAGAACGTCATCCGGCTGTTCTCGGCGAAGCTGGTCAAGGCGGCCGAAACCGGGCACTGA
- a CDS encoding patatin family protein: protein MGGVHPVLELISERLATGSVPGERTDGRRLALAIEGGSSRGTYSSGMVLALDELGVTPAFDAVYGSSAGALNGAWLLCGRSSTGVRTWWNPVVMRRIINPLHTLRGRAVIDLEYLVHQVYSVLEPMDFPAILANPVTFHPLATDADTGESTDLHPFIDDVDAIKVALAASSCMPVLAGPPIPLAGRRFVDAGVAEPIPFRTALAQDATDVLVLRTRRMDELPVRPPRVQDVVVPRFLRRQAPGTITAWHDTYRRDVEDEEILATDPRILSVRPPMGAPDVAVLERDPEVLRKAVDLGKSAVLDVLREAS from the coding sequence ATGGGAGGAGTGCACCCGGTACTCGAACTGATCTCCGAACGGCTGGCGACCGGCAGTGTCCCGGGCGAACGCACGGACGGCCGGCGCCTCGCGCTGGCCATCGAGGGCGGCAGCAGCCGCGGCACCTACTCGAGCGGCATGGTCCTGGCGCTGGACGAACTGGGCGTCACACCCGCGTTCGACGCCGTCTACGGCTCGTCGGCCGGCGCGCTGAACGGCGCCTGGCTGCTCTGCGGCCGCTCCTCGACCGGCGTGCGGACCTGGTGGAACCCGGTCGTCATGCGCCGGATCATCAACCCGCTGCACACCCTGCGCGGTCGCGCCGTGATCGACCTCGAATACCTCGTCCACCAGGTCTATTCGGTGCTGGAGCCGATGGACTTCCCGGCGATCCTGGCCAACCCGGTGACGTTCCACCCGCTGGCCACCGACGCCGACACCGGCGAGTCCACCGACCTGCACCCCTTCATCGACGACGTCGACGCGATCAAGGTCGCGCTCGCGGCGTCGTCCTGCATGCCGGTGCTGGCCGGGCCGCCGATCCCGCTGGCCGGGCGCCGGTTCGTCGACGCCGGGGTGGCCGAGCCGATCCCGTTCCGCACCGCGCTCGCCCAGGACGCCACGGATGTGCTGGTGCTGCGCACCCGCCGCATGGACGAGCTGCCGGTGCGGCCGCCGCGGGTGCAGGACGTCGTCGTGCCGCGGTTCCTGCGCCGCCAGGCGCCGGGCACGATCACCGCCTGGCACGACACCTACCGCCGCGACGTCGAAGACGAGGAGATCCTCGCGACCGACCCGCGCATCCTCAGCGTCCGGCCGCCGATGGGCGCACCGGACGTCGCGGTGCTGGAACGCGATCCCGAGGTGCTGCGCAAGGCCGTCGACCTGGGCAAGAGCGCCGTCCTCGACGTCCTGCGCGAAGCGTCCTAG
- a CDS encoding PadR family transcriptional regulator yields MALEHAILVSLSERAGSGYELTRRFEKSIGLFWSATHQQIYRVLKRMEEAGWVAVDVVAQSGRPDKKVYTVGEGGRAELVRWLGEPDPSAGPVELAVKIRGASFGDPGAVAAEIVRHRSAHAERLDVYRQIEKRDFPAPGALHGRHLHQYLVLRGGIRVEEGQVEWFDEVLAALHHEKDA; encoded by the coding sequence ATGGCTTTGGAGCACGCGATCCTCGTTTCGCTGTCCGAGCGCGCCGGCTCGGGCTACGAGCTCACGCGCCGGTTCGAGAAGTCGATCGGGCTCTTCTGGAGCGCCACCCACCAGCAGATCTACCGCGTGCTGAAGCGGATGGAAGAAGCCGGCTGGGTCGCCGTCGACGTCGTCGCGCAGTCGGGGCGGCCGGACAAGAAGGTCTACACGGTCGGCGAAGGCGGACGCGCCGAGCTCGTCCGCTGGCTGGGCGAACCGGACCCGTCGGCCGGGCCGGTAGAACTCGCGGTCAAGATCCGCGGCGCGAGCTTCGGGGATCCCGGCGCGGTCGCCGCGGAGATCGTCCGGCACCGCTCCGCGCACGCCGAACGCCTCGACGTCTACCGCCAGATCGAGAAGCGCGACTTCCCCGCGCCCGGCGCCCTCCACGGCCGGCACCTGCACCAGTACCTGGTCCTGCGCGGCGGCATCCGCGTCGAGGAGGGCCAGGTCGAGTGGTTCGACGAAGTTCTCGCTGCTCTCCACCACGAGAAGGACGCCTGA
- a CDS encoding polysaccharide deacetylase family protein, translating to MVAAAVLTLAACSSAQPAPPEPSQPNPAPGGGPGSTPAGPYAFGTVQQKAPAAANGEVQVVRKISTDKPYVFLTMDDGAVKDPDALKLMQQSGTHPVLFLNQKYVKGHEAYFKQILDATGATLGDHTVDHPNLKGKPFEFQRKEICDDADDFQRGLGVRPVLFRPPFGNYDHNTLRAAAACGMRVAVLWTAAVNDGHVQFQAGDKLKPGDIVLMHFRKTFKEDYTAFVEQAKKDGLTPVPLADFLG from the coding sequence GTGGTGGCCGCAGCGGTTTTGACGCTCGCAGCGTGTTCGAGCGCCCAGCCGGCGCCGCCCGAGCCCAGCCAGCCGAACCCGGCGCCCGGCGGCGGCCCCGGCTCGACGCCTGCCGGGCCCTACGCGTTCGGCACCGTGCAGCAGAAGGCGCCCGCCGCGGCGAACGGCGAAGTCCAGGTCGTCCGCAAGATCAGCACCGACAAGCCGTACGTCTTCCTCACGATGGACGACGGCGCGGTCAAGGACCCGGACGCGCTCAAGCTGATGCAGCAGTCCGGCACGCACCCGGTGCTGTTCCTGAACCAGAAGTACGTGAAGGGCCACGAGGCCTACTTCAAGCAGATCCTCGACGCGACCGGCGCGACGCTCGGCGACCACACGGTCGACCACCCGAACCTCAAGGGCAAGCCGTTCGAGTTCCAGCGCAAGGAGATCTGCGACGACGCCGACGACTTCCAGCGGGGCCTCGGCGTCCGGCCGGTGCTGTTCCGGCCGCCGTTCGGCAACTACGACCACAACACCCTGCGCGCGGCGGCCGCGTGCGGGATGCGCGTCGCGGTGCTGTGGACGGCCGCGGTCAACGACGGGCACGTCCAGTTCCAGGCCGGCGACAAGCTCAAGCCGGGCGACATCGTGCTGATGCACTTCCGGAAGACGTTCAAAGAGGACTACACGGCGTTCGTCGAGCAGGCGAAGAAGGACGGGCTCACGCCCGTCCCCCTCGCCGACTTCCTGGGCTAG
- a CDS encoding MarR family winged helix-turn-helix transcriptional regulator yields MTENGSLRLDDQLCFGLYSASRAVTSLYRVVLAELDLTYPQYLVMLALWEQDDRLVKELGAELNLDSGTLSPLLKRLHAAGLVLRNRQVDDERAVMVSLSDAGKALRAKAVGVPDAIGDAMGLDAAGLARMRGELDRLTASVNAYREALSPA; encoded by the coding sequence ATGACGGAGAACGGCTCACTGCGCCTGGACGACCAGCTCTGCTTCGGCCTGTACTCGGCGTCCCGCGCGGTGACGTCGCTGTACCGGGTCGTCCTCGCGGAGCTCGACCTGACCTACCCCCAGTACCTCGTGATGCTGGCGCTTTGGGAGCAGGACGACCGCCTGGTCAAGGAGCTCGGCGCCGAGCTGAACCTCGACTCCGGCACGCTGTCGCCGCTGCTCAAGCGGCTGCACGCGGCCGGGCTCGTGCTGCGCAACCGGCAGGTCGACGACGAGCGCGCGGTCATGGTCAGCCTCAGCGACGCCGGGAAGGCGCTGCGCGCCAAGGCCGTCGGCGTCCCGGACGCGATCGGCGACGCGATGGGCCTCGACGCAGCCGGACTCGCCCGGATGCGCGGCGAACTCGACCGTTTGACGGCGTCCGTGAACGCCTATCGGGAGGCGTTGTCCCCGGCGTGA
- a CDS encoding FUSC family protein has product MSTPRPDIAAPHWLVQLLRSKPVPVPWNMVARAVLALAVPLAVGFAAGDIAVGALISTGALPAVLSESAGPYRYRARRLGGATLAATAGYVVGLLTGGTPALSVPAVILVAAVSALISAAGSNASVAGLQMFVFCVLGTGQHATGVRVEILLGYFGVGAAWSLLVALVTWTVRATSAERSAVAHVYVELAAMLSATDEAVSRVARHRLTTAMNTAYDQLLTARSWLSGRDAAYRQLLNLLSATTPAVEASVALVNAGRRVSGDVIDHFVALSAAVLASQPLPEPPPEPADDADPLRAALYAGLVRIGKGDDRKRREQAPWYRRLRDWGRSLASGPLTWIAALRLTLCVAIAEVVGLLVPLERSYWLTLTVGIVLKPDFGSVFGRAVLRGIGTVVGVGIGAAVLVAGGRGWILVALIAIFAGGVAVGKVRNYGILSAFVTPLIILQMDLANTASWDVVVARLVDTVLGCVIVLVFGYLLWPGSRRPQVGGRLADGLDAVAKYVECALVEASSGEARLARSRARRGAYRALADLRTAFQQVVVEPSANGRQAVAWWPVIAAQERVADAVTEVGVTIGRGVAPPAPSDVELLTTAIEELAASIREQRAPESVPLPDSEQLAGVVDQLESAFDAVRGPDLVEHTPLRLVRRFLPYHRRT; this is encoded by the coding sequence GTGAGCACGCCGCGTCCCGACATCGCCGCGCCGCACTGGCTCGTCCAGCTGCTGCGGAGCAAGCCGGTCCCGGTGCCCTGGAACATGGTCGCCCGGGCCGTGCTCGCCCTCGCCGTCCCGCTGGCCGTGGGCTTCGCGGCGGGCGACATCGCCGTCGGCGCCCTGATCTCGACCGGCGCCCTGCCCGCCGTGCTGTCCGAGTCGGCGGGCCCGTACCGCTACCGCGCGCGACGCCTGGGCGGCGCGACGCTCGCCGCGACCGCCGGGTACGTCGTCGGCCTGCTGACCGGCGGTACGCCGGCGCTGTCCGTGCCCGCGGTGATCCTGGTCGCCGCGGTGTCCGCGCTGATCAGCGCGGCCGGCAGCAACGCCTCGGTCGCCGGGCTGCAGATGTTCGTGTTCTGCGTGCTCGGCACCGGCCAGCACGCGACCGGCGTCCGCGTCGAGATCCTGCTCGGCTACTTCGGCGTCGGCGCCGCGTGGAGCCTGCTGGTCGCGCTCGTCACCTGGACGGTCCGCGCGACGAGCGCCGAACGCAGCGCCGTCGCGCACGTCTACGTCGAGCTGGCCGCGATGCTCTCGGCGACCGACGAAGCCGTCTCGCGGGTGGCCCGCCACCGGCTGACCACGGCCATGAACACCGCCTACGACCAGCTGCTCACCGCGCGCTCGTGGCTCTCCGGCCGCGACGCCGCCTACCGCCAGCTGCTCAACCTGCTCTCGGCGACGACCCCCGCGGTCGAGGCGTCGGTGGCGCTGGTCAACGCCGGCCGCCGGGTGTCCGGCGACGTCATCGACCACTTCGTCGCGCTGTCGGCCGCGGTGCTGGCCAGCCAGCCGCTGCCCGAACCGCCGCCGGAACCGGCCGACGACGCCGACCCGCTGCGGGCCGCGCTCTACGCCGGGCTGGTCCGGATCGGCAAGGGCGACGACCGGAAGCGCCGGGAGCAGGCTCCCTGGTACCGGCGCCTGCGGGACTGGGGGCGCTCGCTCGCGTCCGGCCCGCTGACCTGGATCGCCGCCCTGCGGCTGACGCTGTGCGTCGCGATCGCCGAGGTCGTCGGCCTGCTCGTGCCGCTGGAGCGGTCGTACTGGCTCACCCTGACCGTCGGCATCGTGCTGAAGCCGGACTTCGGCTCGGTGTTCGGCCGCGCGGTCCTGCGCGGGATCGGCACAGTCGTCGGCGTCGGGATCGGCGCCGCCGTACTGGTCGCGGGCGGGCGCGGCTGGATCCTGGTGGCGCTGATCGCGATCTTCGCCGGCGGCGTCGCGGTCGGGAAGGTGCGCAACTACGGCATCCTCAGCGCGTTCGTCACGCCGTTGATCATCCTGCAGATGGACCTGGCGAACACCGCGAGCTGGGACGTCGTCGTGGCCCGGCTCGTCGACACGGTGCTGGGCTGCGTGATCGTCCTCGTCTTCGGGTACCTGCTGTGGCCGGGAAGCCGTCGTCCGCAGGTCGGCGGCCGGCTGGCCGACGGGCTGGACGCCGTCGCGAAGTACGTCGAGTGCGCGCTGGTCGAGGCGTCGTCGGGGGAGGCACGGCTGGCGCGGTCCCGGGCCCGGCGCGGGGCCTACCGGGCGCTGGCCGACCTGCGGACGGCGTTCCAGCAGGTCGTCGTCGAGCCGTCGGCCAACGGCCGCCAGGCGGTGGCGTGGTGGCCGGTGATCGCCGCGCAGGAACGCGTCGCGGACGCCGTCACCGAGGTCGGCGTCACGATCGGGCGTGGGGTGGCGCCGCCGGCACCGTCGGACGTCGAGCTGCTGACGACGGCGATCGAGGAGCTCGCGGCGTCGATCCGCGAGCAGCGGGCGCCGGAATCGGTGCCGCTGCCCGACAGCGAACAGCTGGCCGGCGTGGTCGACCAGCTCGAGTCGGCGTTCGACGCCGTCCGCGGGCCGGACCTGGTCGAACACACGCCGTTGCGGCTGGTCAGGCGGTTTTTGCCCTACCACAGGCGTACGTGA
- a CDS encoding SAM-dependent methyltransferase, with amino-acid sequence MINHDDALKAVESSLDRPSAARIYDYFIGGNTNYAIDRAFAEKVRARLPLMGEYCLTSRQFLGRAVRECVRAGIRQFVDIGSGLPTAGNVHEVADETRDELDTRVLYIDNEPIALAHSTLLLADTADPERHHAIAADFLQPEDLWERVAASAIIDVRQPIALVINAVMHFIKDDRNPDRLLAFYRKKLAPGSLLVLSQMTNENPVNDDERQALIDLLEYYETTTNPGFLRPMAEFERFFGGWPMLEPGLVYAPAWHPDDQTVFAGSPSESRVIGGIARKP; translated from the coding sequence ATGATCAACCACGACGACGCGCTCAAAGCCGTCGAGAGCAGTCTCGACCGGCCCTCCGCCGCCCGGATCTACGACTACTTCATCGGCGGGAACACGAACTACGCGATCGACCGCGCGTTCGCCGAGAAGGTCCGCGCCCGGCTGCCGCTGATGGGCGAGTACTGCCTGACCAGCCGCCAGTTCCTCGGCCGCGCGGTGCGCGAGTGCGTGCGCGCCGGCATCCGCCAGTTCGTCGACATCGGTTCCGGGCTGCCGACGGCGGGCAACGTGCACGAAGTCGCCGACGAGACGCGCGACGAGCTCGACACCCGCGTGCTCTACATCGACAACGAGCCCATCGCGCTCGCGCACTCGACGCTGCTGCTCGCCGACACCGCCGACCCGGAGCGCCACCACGCGATCGCGGCGGACTTCCTGCAGCCCGAAGACCTCTGGGAGCGGGTGGCCGCCTCGGCCATCATCGACGTGCGGCAGCCGATCGCGCTGGTGATCAACGCCGTCATGCACTTCATCAAGGACGACCGGAACCCCGACCGGCTGCTCGCCTTCTACCGCAAGAAGCTCGCCCCCGGGTCGCTGCTGGTGCTGTCGCAAATGACCAACGAGAACCCGGTCAACGACGACGAGCGGCAGGCCCTGATCGACCTGCTCGAGTACTACGAGACCACGACCAACCCGGGGTTCCTGCGGCCGATGGCCGAGTTCGAGCGCTTCTTCGGCGGCTGGCCGATGCTGGAGCCCGGGCTCGTCTACGCGCCGGCGTGGCACCCGGACGACCAGACCGTGTTCGCCGGTTCGCCGTCCGAGTCGCGGGTGATCGGCGGCATCGCCCGCAAGCCCTGA
- a CDS encoding NADPH-dependent 2,4-dienoyl-CoA reductase: MTDYPNLLAPLDLGFTTLRNRVIMGSMHTGLEDKAAHFPELAEYYAERARGGVGLIVTGGFAPNRTGWLLPLASKLTTAAEAREHRQLTAPVHEAGGKIALQILHAGRYAYHPLSVSASSRKAPINPFRPRALTGYGVRQQIRAFADCAALARVAGYDGVEIMGSEGYLINQFLAERTNKRTDAWGGTAEKRRRFAVEIVRRTREKVGPDFVIIYRLSVLDLVEGGQRWEDVVALAKDVEAAGATIINTGIGWHEARVPTIVTSVPRAAFTWVTGKLKPHVGIPVVTSNRINMPQVAEEALASGHADLVSMARPFLADPEWIRKAESGREDEINTCIACNQACLDHAFKRKLVSCMVNPRAGQETTLTLTPARRVKHIAVVGAGPAGLASATALAERGHRVELFEADDEIGGQFGIARKIPGKEEFAETIRYYQRRLEVTGVKLHLGTRVTAADLSDFDEVVVATGVAPRVPSLPGIEHPKVLSYVDVVRHGKPVGDRVAVIGAGGIGVDVSEFLTHLGSPALDLDAWMTEWGVTDPERAPGGLAEPKPEPSPRQVYLLQRKKSGIGSGLGKTSGWVHRAALKAKGVERIPGVTYDRIDDAGLHITVDGRARLLEVDTVVVCAGQEPVRALADELRDHGRPVHVIGGADVAAELDAKRAIDQGTRLAAAL, translated from the coding sequence ATGACCGACTACCCGAACTTGCTGGCCCCGCTGGACCTCGGCTTCACGACGTTGCGCAACCGCGTGATCATGGGGTCGATGCACACCGGCCTGGAGGACAAGGCCGCGCACTTCCCCGAGCTGGCCGAGTACTACGCCGAACGCGCCCGCGGTGGGGTCGGGCTGATCGTCACCGGCGGCTTCGCGCCGAACCGCACCGGCTGGCTGCTGCCGCTCGCCTCGAAGCTGACGACGGCCGCCGAGGCGCGCGAGCACCGGCAGCTCACCGCGCCGGTGCACGAGGCAGGCGGCAAGATCGCGCTGCAGATCCTGCACGCGGGCCGCTACGCCTACCACCCGCTGAGCGTCTCCGCGTCGAGCCGCAAGGCGCCGATCAACCCGTTCCGGCCGCGCGCGCTGACCGGCTACGGCGTGCGTCAGCAGATCCGCGCCTTCGCCGACTGCGCCGCTCTCGCGCGCGTAGCGGGCTACGACGGCGTCGAGATCATGGGCTCCGAGGGCTACCTCATCAACCAGTTCCTGGCCGAGCGCACCAACAAGCGCACCGACGCTTGGGGCGGCACGGCCGAGAAGCGCCGCCGGTTCGCCGTCGAGATCGTGCGGCGGACGCGCGAGAAGGTCGGGCCCGACTTCGTCATCATCTACCGGCTTTCGGTGCTGGACCTGGTCGAAGGCGGCCAGCGCTGGGAGGACGTCGTCGCGCTCGCGAAGGACGTCGAAGCCGCCGGGGCGACGATCATCAACACCGGCATCGGCTGGCACGAGGCCCGCGTGCCGACGATCGTCACGTCGGTGCCACGCGCCGCGTTCACCTGGGTCACCGGGAAGCTCAAGCCGCACGTCGGGATCCCGGTGGTGACGTCGAACCGGATCAACATGCCGCAGGTCGCCGAGGAGGCCTTGGCGAGCGGCCACGCCGATCTGGTGTCGATGGCCCGGCCGTTCCTCGCCGACCCGGAGTGGATCCGGAAGGCCGAGAGCGGCCGCGAGGACGAGATCAACACGTGCATCGCCTGCAACCAGGCCTGCCTCGACCACGCCTTCAAGCGCAAGCTCGTGTCCTGCATGGTGAACCCGCGCGCGGGCCAAGAGACGACGTTGACGCTCACCCCGGCGCGGCGCGTCAAGCACATCGCCGTCGTCGGCGCCGGGCCCGCCGGGCTGGCGTCCGCCACCGCGCTCGCCGAGCGCGGCCACCGCGTCGAGCTGTTCGAGGCGGACGACGAGATCGGCGGCCAGTTCGGCATCGCGCGGAAGATCCCCGGCAAGGAGGAGTTCGCCGAGACGATCCGCTACTACCAGCGGCGCCTCGAGGTGACCGGCGTGAAGCTGCACCTCGGCACACGCGTCACCGCGGCGGACCTGAGCGACTTCGACGAGGTCGTGGTGGCCACCGGCGTCGCGCCGCGGGTGCCGTCGCTGCCCGGCATCGAGCACCCGAAGGTGCTGTCCTACGTCGACGTCGTCCGGCACGGCAAGCCGGTCGGCGACCGGGTCGCGGTGATCGGCGCGGGCGGGATCGGCGTCGACGTCAGCGAGTTCCTCACGCACCTCGGCTCCCCCGCGCTCGACCTCGACGCGTGGATGACCGAATGGGGCGTCACCGATCCCGAGCGCGCGCCCGGCGGGCTGGCCGAGCCGAAGCCCGAGCCGTCGCCGCGGCAGGTCTACCTGCTGCAGCGCAAGAAGTCCGGGATCGGTTCCGGGCTCGGCAAGACGTCCGGCTGGGTGCACCGCGCCGCGCTGAAGGCGAAGGGCGTCGAACGGATCCCCGGCGTCACCTACGACCGCATCGACGACGCCGGTCTGCACATCACCGTCGACGGCCGGGCGCGGCTGCTGGAAGTCGACACGGTCGTCGTCTGCGCCGGTCAGGAGCCCGTGCGCGCCCTCGCCGACGAGCTTCGGGACCACGGGCGGCCGGTGCACGTGATCGGCGGCGCCGACGTCGCCGCCGAACTCGACGCAAAACGCGCGATCGACCAGGGCACGCGGCTCGCGGCCGCGCTGTAG
- a CDS encoding alpha/beta hydrolase encodes MTANPHHIALEPAAQAFAEATDQPPYLFQLPPEEGRKAVDGVQDGEIAMADAEIEVLTVPGGPTGEVETRIVRPAGVEGPLPVIVYVHGAGWVFGDFHTHQRLVRELAAGTGAAVVFPEYDRSPEARYPIAIEQSYAVAKWVAEHGAGKGLDTTRIAVAGDSVGGNMTAALTILAKQRGDVTFLQQVLFYPVTDANFDTASYTEFAEGYFLAREGMKWFWDQYTTDPAQRAEITASPLRASLEELAGLPPALVITGEADVLRDEGEAYAAKLRQAGVPVTAVRYQGIIHDFVMVNSMRETHAAEGAITQAISVLSRAFAK; translated from the coding sequence ATGACCGCCAACCCGCACCACATCGCTCTGGAACCGGCCGCGCAGGCGTTCGCCGAGGCCACCGACCAGCCGCCGTACCTGTTCCAGCTGCCGCCGGAAGAGGGTCGCAAGGCCGTCGACGGCGTCCAGGACGGCGAGATCGCCATGGCCGACGCCGAGATCGAGGTGCTGACCGTGCCCGGTGGGCCGACCGGCGAGGTCGAGACCCGGATCGTCCGCCCGGCGGGTGTCGAGGGTCCGCTGCCGGTGATCGTCTACGTCCACGGCGCGGGCTGGGTCTTCGGTGACTTCCACACCCACCAGCGCCTGGTGCGCGAGCTGGCCGCCGGGACCGGTGCCGCCGTCGTCTTCCCGGAGTACGACCGCTCGCCGGAGGCGCGCTACCCGATCGCCATCGAGCAGAGCTACGCCGTGGCGAAGTGGGTCGCCGAGCACGGGGCCGGGAAGGGGCTCGACACCACGCGCATCGCCGTCGCCGGCGACTCGGTCGGCGGGAACATGACCGCGGCGCTCACCATCCTCGCCAAGCAGCGCGGCGACGTCACCTTCTTGCAGCAGGTGCTCTTCTACCCGGTCACCGACGCGAACTTCGACACCGCGTCGTACACGGAGTTCGCCGAGGGCTACTTCCTCGCCCGTGAGGGCATGAAGTGGTTCTGGGACCAGTACACGACGGACCCGGCCCAGCGCGCGGAGATCACGGCGTCGCCGCTGCGCGCGTCGCTCGAAGAGCTCGCCGGGCTGCCGCCGGCCCTCGTGATCACCGGCGAGGCGGACGTCCTTCGCGACGAAGGCGAGGCGTACGCGGCGAAGCTGCGTCAGGCCGGCGTGCCCGTCACGGCCGTGCGGTACCAGGGGATCATCCACGACTTCGTGATGGTGAACTCGATGCGCGAGACGCACGCCGCCGAAGGCGCGATCACGCAGGCGATCTCCGTGCTGTCGCGGGCTTTCGCGAAGTGA